A region from the Clavibacter sp. A6099 genome encodes:
- a CDS encoding ribonuclease HII — protein sequence MPVADPTLDLEHELLRGGAALVIGCDEVGRGALAGPVAVGMAVVGPDALGFPAGLRDSKMLSEKRREALHPVVAGWVRHSAIGMASAAEVDELGITACLGLAGRRALVELHRAGVPLMASVVLLDGAHDWLTPHLAHPVPVRLRVKADRDCASVAAASVLAKVERDRMMTVWHEDLPEYGWAGNKGYGSAAHLDAIRARGASPLHRRTWLSGVLGDATP from the coding sequence ATGCCGGTCGCGGATCCCACCCTCGATCTGGAGCACGAGCTCCTCCGCGGGGGTGCCGCCCTCGTGATCGGCTGCGACGAGGTGGGCCGAGGGGCGCTCGCGGGGCCCGTCGCCGTGGGCATGGCCGTCGTGGGGCCGGACGCCCTGGGGTTCCCGGCCGGCCTCCGCGACTCGAAGATGCTCAGCGAGAAGCGCCGCGAGGCGCTGCACCCGGTCGTCGCCGGGTGGGTCCGGCACTCGGCCATCGGCATGGCCTCCGCGGCAGAGGTGGACGAGCTCGGGATCACCGCGTGCCTCGGCCTCGCCGGGCGTCGCGCGCTCGTCGAGCTGCACCGCGCCGGCGTCCCGCTGATGGCCAGCGTCGTCCTGCTGGACGGTGCGCACGACTGGCTAACGCCGCACCTCGCCCACCCCGTGCCGGTGCGCCTGCGCGTGAAGGCCGACCGCGACTGCGCCTCGGTGGCCGCGGCCTCCGTGCTCGCCAAGGTGGAGCGCGACCGCATGATGACCGTCTGGCACGAGGACCTGCCCGAGTACGGGTGGGCGGGGAACAAGGGCTACGGCAGCGCCGCGCACCTCGACGCCATCCGGGCACGCGGTGCCTCTCCCCTCCACCGGCGCACGTGGCTCTCCGGCGTGCTCGGGGACGCGACGCCCTGA
- a CDS encoding YifB family Mg chelatase-like AAA ATPase, which yields MAVGRTLAVALSGLDGALVDVEADITSQLPGFVLIGLPDAALSQARERVRAATGNAGCEFPVRRVTVNLSPAVLPKHGSGFDLAIALAVLAAGGSVSAESVAGTVHLGELGLDGRLRPTHGILPAVLAARRAGVRRVMVPRCHADEASLVPDMRVIAVAGLRDAAIHHGAELEPEPEEDGSPPVAAAGSASPQVFAGGDAAEPCLGDVVGNEEAVEALVVAAAGGHHMFLLGPPGAGKTMLAQRLPGLLPDLDEEAALEVGCIRSLCGERLGPELPVRPPLEAPHHTASAAGIVGGGSGRIRPGAAVRASGGVLFLDEAPEFAGAVLDCLRQPLESGVISIHRANGVAHFPGRFQLVMAANPCPCGSYGVAGADCSCPPQARRRYLARLSGPLMDRMDIRLSVRRVTTAVHLAAGHAARVTTPTARLRVAAARAAAAERWAATPWRTNAHVSGTWLRREARIARGATVSLDRALDRGLLTMRGYDRVLRIGWTLADLEGASSPDADHLGRALLLRGAS from the coding sequence ATGGCCGTCGGACGCACGCTCGCCGTCGCGCTCTCCGGCCTCGACGGGGCACTCGTCGACGTCGAGGCCGACATCACGAGCCAGCTCCCCGGATTCGTGCTCATCGGCCTGCCGGACGCCGCGCTCAGCCAGGCGCGCGAGCGGGTCCGCGCCGCGACCGGCAACGCGGGATGCGAGTTCCCCGTCCGCCGGGTCACCGTCAACCTGTCGCCGGCCGTCCTGCCGAAGCACGGCTCCGGCTTCGACCTCGCGATCGCCCTGGCGGTCCTCGCGGCGGGCGGGTCGGTCTCGGCCGAGTCGGTGGCCGGCACCGTGCACCTCGGCGAGCTCGGCCTCGACGGGAGGCTGCGTCCGACGCACGGCATCCTGCCCGCGGTGCTCGCCGCGCGTCGTGCGGGCGTGCGCCGGGTCATGGTGCCGCGGTGCCACGCGGACGAGGCGTCCCTCGTGCCCGACATGCGCGTCATCGCCGTGGCGGGGCTGCGGGATGCGGCGATCCACCACGGCGCCGAGCTCGAGCCGGAGCCGGAGGAGGACGGCTCCCCGCCTGTCGCGGCGGCGGGGTCGGCCTCGCCACAGGTCTTCGCCGGTGGCGATGCCGCGGAGCCCTGCCTCGGCGACGTCGTCGGCAACGAGGAGGCCGTGGAGGCGCTCGTGGTCGCCGCGGCGGGCGGGCATCACATGTTCCTGCTCGGTCCGCCCGGCGCGGGGAAGACGATGCTCGCGCAGCGGCTGCCCGGCCTCCTGCCGGACCTCGACGAGGAGGCCGCGCTGGAGGTCGGCTGCATCCGGTCGCTCTGCGGGGAGCGGCTGGGACCCGAGCTGCCCGTCCGCCCGCCCCTGGAGGCCCCGCACCACACCGCCAGCGCTGCGGGCATCGTGGGCGGCGGCAGCGGCCGCATCCGCCCGGGGGCGGCTGTGCGGGCCAGCGGGGGAGTGCTCTTCCTCGACGAGGCGCCGGAGTTCGCGGGTGCCGTGCTGGACTGCCTGCGGCAGCCGCTCGAGTCGGGCGTCATCAGCATCCACCGGGCCAACGGCGTCGCCCACTTCCCGGGGCGCTTCCAGCTGGTGATGGCGGCGAACCCGTGCCCATGCGGTTCGTACGGCGTCGCGGGTGCCGACTGCTCGTGCCCGCCCCAGGCTCGCCGGCGGTACCTGGCCAGGCTCTCCGGCCCGCTCATGGACCGCATGGACATCCGGCTCTCCGTCCGTCGGGTCACGACGGCCGTGCACCTGGCGGCGGGCCATGCAGCCCGCGTGACGACGCCCACTGCGCGGCTGCGCGTCGCCGCAGCTCGCGCGGCGGCCGCAGAGAGATGGGCCGCGACACCGTGGCGCACCAACGCCCACGTCTCCGGCACCTGGCTCCGGCGCGAGGCGCGCATCGCCCGTGGCGCGACGGTCTCCCTCGATCGAGCGCTGGACCGGGGGCTCCTCACCATGCGCGGCTACGACCGGGTCCTCCGCATCGGGTGGACGCTCGCGGATCTGGAGGGCGCGTCGAGCCCCGACGCGGATCATCTGGGCCGGGCCCTCCTGCTGCGAGGTGCGTCGTGA
- the lepB gene encoding signal peptidase I — protein MTDSTAPMETRSSGRHSGSGSRGWKTFLRDVLVIFVVALLVSILIKAFLIRSFYIPSASMEDTLQIDDRIVVNQLTPRLMPLQHGDVVVFRDPGGWLTPSPEVDKPPIAAAVDWALTTVGLSASDSNDHLIKRLIGLPGDHVVCCNSLGQMSVNDVPLDEPYIKLVPGDTRASDVDFDVTVPADSLWVMGDNRGNSWDSRYNQDGPTKGFVPIDHVVGRAFVITWPIDRWSILSDHPETFGDVPDAVPAG, from the coding sequence ATGACAGACAGCACGGCGCCCATGGAGACCAGATCCTCGGGCAGGCACAGCGGCAGCGGGTCGCGTGGATGGAAGACGTTCCTCCGGGACGTCCTCGTCATCTTCGTGGTGGCCCTCCTCGTCTCGATCCTGATCAAGGCGTTCCTGATCCGGTCGTTCTACATCCCCTCCGCGTCGATGGAGGACACGCTGCAGATCGACGACCGCATCGTCGTGAACCAGCTGACCCCGCGGCTCATGCCGCTGCAGCACGGGGACGTCGTCGTGTTCCGTGATCCGGGCGGGTGGCTCACGCCCTCGCCCGAGGTCGACAAGCCGCCGATCGCGGCCGCGGTCGACTGGGCCCTCACCACGGTGGGACTGTCGGCGTCCGACAGCAACGACCACCTCATCAAGCGCCTCATCGGCCTGCCGGGCGACCACGTCGTCTGCTGCAACTCCCTCGGCCAGATGAGCGTCAACGACGTGCCCCTGGACGAGCCGTACATCAAGCTCGTCCCCGGGGACACGCGCGCGTCCGACGTCGACTTCGACGTCACCGTCCCCGCGGACTCGCTCTGGGTCATGGGCGACAACCGCGGCAACTCCTGGGACTCGCGCTACAACCAGGACGGCCCCACCAAGGGCTTCGTGCCGATCGACCACGTCGTCGGACGCGCGTTCGTCATCACCTGGCCCATCGACCGCTGGTCCATCCTCAGCGACCACCCCGAGACGTTCGGCGACGTGCCCGACGCGGTTCCCGCCGGCTGA
- the dprA gene encoding DNA-processing protein DprA has protein sequence MAALRPDASCAGAESSDADAEEVAARCTWSGIAEPGDRVAGAVIGVLGACAALASVVDGCSADAVVGAMVDAGLHLEADGRAALVGEVDGALERWRPRVVRTEALARLHAACAVGARVLVPGDAHWPVGADDLGPHAPLVLWCTGAPDAMAALPRSVAIVGARAATGYGEHVTAELAAGLVDRGVVVVSGGAYGIDGAAHRAAIGSAGRTVAFLAGGVDRLYPSGHSELFARMRRDGAVVSELPCGASPTRWRFLLRNRLIAAVSAATVVVEAGARSGSLNTANHAVALERPLGAVPGPVTSVSSSGCHRLLRESQAVCITSADDVMELLPGWSGSGARFRAPEAPHAPSRTAPSAPDAARAVARAAEVRGDPRVVRVLDALAVRRGRETADVAARAGLGLAETSSVLGMLELEGAVARPDGGWVRRSGSR, from the coding sequence ATGGCCGCGCTCCGACCCGATGCCTCATGTGCGGGCGCGGAGTCGAGCGACGCGGATGCTGAGGAGGTGGCGGCGCGTTGCACGTGGTCCGGCATCGCGGAGCCCGGCGATCGCGTCGCCGGGGCGGTCATCGGCGTGCTCGGCGCCTGCGCGGCGCTGGCTTCCGTGGTGGACGGCTGCTCGGCCGACGCGGTCGTCGGGGCGATGGTCGACGCCGGGCTCCACCTGGAGGCGGACGGTCGCGCTGCGCTCGTCGGCGAGGTCGACGGCGCGTTGGAGCGCTGGCGTCCCCGCGTCGTGCGGACCGAGGCGCTGGCGCGGCTCCATGCCGCGTGCGCGGTCGGAGCGCGCGTGCTGGTTCCCGGGGATGCGCACTGGCCGGTCGGCGCGGACGACCTCGGGCCCCACGCGCCGCTCGTGCTGTGGTGCACGGGGGCGCCGGACGCGATGGCCGCGCTGCCGAGGTCCGTGGCGATCGTGGGAGCGCGCGCGGCCACCGGGTACGGCGAGCACGTCACCGCCGAGCTGGCCGCCGGTCTCGTCGATCGAGGCGTGGTGGTGGTCTCGGGTGGTGCGTACGGCATCGACGGCGCGGCCCACCGCGCGGCCATCGGGTCGGCGGGGCGCACGGTGGCGTTCCTCGCGGGTGGCGTCGACCGTCTCTACCCGTCCGGTCACTCGGAGCTCTTCGCGCGGATGCGACGCGACGGGGCCGTGGTGTCCGAGCTGCCGTGCGGGGCGTCCCCGACGCGTTGGAGGTTCCTCCTGCGCAATCGCCTCATCGCCGCGGTCAGCGCGGCCACCGTCGTCGTCGAGGCGGGTGCGCGCAGCGGGTCGCTGAACACGGCGAACCACGCGGTCGCGCTGGAGAGGCCGCTCGGGGCCGTGCCGGGCCCGGTGACGAGCGTGTCCTCATCGGGGTGCCACCGTCTCCTCCGCGAGTCCCAGGCGGTCTGCATCACGTCAGCCGACGATGTGATGGAGCTGCTGCCGGGCTGGAGCGGGTCGGGGGCGCGGTTCCGCGCGCCGGAAGCACCGCACGCGCCATCTCGCACCGCGCCGAGCGCACCCGACGCCGCCCGCGCGGTCGCGCGCGCCGCGGAGGTCCGAGGCGATCCGCGCGTCGTGCGCGTGCTGGACGCTCTCGCCGTCCGACGCGGGCGCGAGACAGCCGACGTCGCGGCACGAGCGGGTCTCGGGCTGGCCGAGACCTCCTCAGTGCTCGGCATGCTCGAGCTCGAGGGGGCAGTGGCCCGACCGGACGGGGGGTGGGTGCGGCGATCCGGATCGCGATGA
- a CDS encoding DUF2469 family protein: MDDDEFEDYDREVELALYREYRDIVSQFKYVVETERRFYLANEVELVRRDTEHDFYFELTMTDVWVWDVYRSDRFVKSVRVLTFKDVNVEELSAKEFELPKELAIDE; this comes from the coding sequence ATGGATGACGACGAGTTCGAGGACTACGACCGCGAGGTGGAGCTGGCGCTCTACCGGGAGTACCGGGACATCGTGTCCCAGTTCAAGTACGTGGTCGAGACCGAGCGGCGCTTCTACCTCGCCAACGAGGTCGAGCTCGTGCGGCGCGACACGGAGCACGACTTCTACTTCGAGCTGACGATGACCGACGTCTGGGTGTGGGACGTCTACCGCTCCGACCGGTTCGTGAAGTCCGTCCGCGTGCTCACCTTCAAGGATGTGAACGTCGAGGAGCTGTCGGCGAAGGAGTTCGAGCTCCCCAAGGAGCTCGCCATCGACGAGTAG
- a CDS encoding YraN family protein, with protein MTREQDLGRRGEELAAQHLIGRGYALVERNWRCREGEIDLVMTHAGTTVLVEVKTRAGLGYGHPLEAVTRAKAARLRVLAGLWCQAHPERRGPVRIDVVGVVWPRGGQPSVEVVRSAC; from the coding sequence ATGACACGCGAGCAGGACCTGGGACGACGCGGTGAGGAACTCGCCGCGCAGCATCTGATCGGGCGCGGGTACGCGCTCGTCGAGCGCAACTGGCGGTGCCGCGAGGGCGAGATCGACCTCGTGATGACGCACGCGGGCACGACCGTGCTCGTGGAGGTCAAGACGCGCGCGGGGCTGGGCTACGGGCATCCGCTCGAGGCGGTCACCCGTGCGAAGGCCGCGCGGCTGCGGGTCCTCGCGGGCCTGTGGTGCCAGGCGCATCCCGAGCGGCGCGGGCCCGTGCGGATCGACGTGGTGGGAGTGGTCTGGCCCCGGGGCGGGCAGCCGTCGGTCGAGGTCGTGCGGAGCGCCTGCTGA